In Hyalangium ruber, the genomic window GCAGGGTGTGGGCCTGGGGCTCCAACACCTCGGGCCAGTTGGGGGATGGCACCACGAGCAACCGCACGCTTCCGTGGGCGGTGCAGGGCGTGAGCGGGAGTGGTGGCCGTGGCCACGCTCGCCACCCACTCGCTGGCGTTGCGCTCGGATGGCACGGTGTGGGCCTGGGGCAGTAATACCCGACAGCTCCAGCTCGGCCCCGGTGGCGCGCACGTCTGACGGCTCCAGCTCGGCCCGGTGGGCGCACCAGGACGGCAGCCATCGTCACCGCGTTCAGCTCGCCCCCGGTTGCGCGCACGTCGGACAGCTCCATCCCGGGCCGGTGGAGCGTGCCAGGGGACGCGCAGCAGTCCCCTCAGCGCGGAGTGACGCGCCCGCCGATCTCCGGGAAGCGCTCGTAAGCCCGCTTCAGCGCGTCCAAGTGGGCGCGGTCATCGAGATCAAGCGGTGCCTCCGTGAGCTGCACCACCCACCCGCCCGACGCCGTGCGCCGCGCCCGCGAGAGCAGTTCGGCGTCGCGCGAGGAATCTGGGAATCCGATGGCTCGTGCGGCAGCGGCAGACCAGTAGTTCAGCCACCCGAGGTGAGCGGGAATTTCGGGTGAGCGGAGGTGCTCGTAGAACTTCAGGGCGGGCAGCCCCCGGCGTGGGGATGGCGGCCCCTCCTCCGTGGGGGCCGTCTGATACGCGATGTCTACCGCAGCGTCGTATGGCGTCGCCTCCCCCCACAGCGCACACGCCCCCTCCGCCACGCCCTCGAGCACAGCCGCCGCTGACGCGCTCACGCGCTCGTCCAGTGGCAGTTCCGCATGCACTTCAAACAGGGGTTGACCGCCTGGGTTGCGGCGTCCCGATCTTTCCCTACCGTTAACCGTCACGGGGTAGCTCTCGTCCCCGTTGCACAGGAGAGGGAATTTCCCGTCACGCGTCTTTTCTGCGAGCCACGCATCGCGCTGCGGCAAGGCGATGGGGCGCCCGCTGTCGGAGATCCGCCACTCCAGGCACAAGCCAGGGAGCGCCTTTTCCATCCCGTGGACGACAGCGAGCGCGCGACCGTCGTTCCCCACGAGAGCAGGCGCGTAGGCTCTGACGCTGAGGGTTCTAAGCTTGGTCATCGTTTGCACCCCGTGACGACGATATTGAGGGACCGATCCCGTTCCAGCAGCGCGTCTTTGTGCGCTTGGGTGCTCACCCCAATCTTGTAGCCATATCCGCATGCCGCCGCCGCGTCTTGCTCCTTTTCTAGCTGCTCCATTTCCTTCTCAATCTCCCGCCTCCGGATGAAGGGAGCGTATGTGTCGAATTTGTTGGTCTTGATCTCCCACAGCATGCGTACGCCCACTTGCAGCGCATCGAAGCGCACACCGCGCACGAGCACGTCCATACCGGGATAACGGTTGGGCGGAAACTTATCGGCGCACTCGTCATGCGCATCATCCCCGCCCGCGTGCGGCACGAAGATGGGATGGCACTCCGGGCGGCGCTCCAGCGTCGCTGGGGCAGGCGGGGCGCTCCTGTTCGCTCTGGGCTCCTCCGGTGCGGGGTTCGCCTCCGGTTCCTTCAAGGCCCGAGGAGCGTCTCCGGCCCAAAGGCCCGGCTCCTGGGTTGGCGGCAAGACGCGCTTGTGCGGGCTCCTTGGCAGGGGCTGGGGGCGAACCTGCCCTGGCTGCCCGGGGGTGGGAAGGCCCGTGCCGGGCACAGCGGGTGGGCGTACGGGCGCCCAAGCGTAGGTCTCAGGCGCCTCTTGAGTCTCATGCG contains:
- a CDS encoding DUF5953 family protein produces the protein MTKLRTLSVRAYAPALVGNDGRALAVVHGMEKALPGLCLEWRISDSGRPIALPQRDAWLAEKTRDGKFPLLCNGDESYPVTVNGRERSGRRNPGGQPLFEVHAELPLDERVSASAAAVLEGVAEGACALWGEATPYDAAVDIAYQTAPTEEGPPSPRRGLPALKFYEHLRSPEIPAHLGWLNYWSAAAARAIGFPDSSRDAELLSRARRTASGGWVVQLTEAPLDLDDRAHLDALKRAYERFPEIGGRVTPR
- a CDS encoding DUF6310 domain-containing protein, coding for MKEPEANPAPEEPRANRSAPPAPATLERRPECHPIFVPHAGGDDAHDECADKFPPNRYPGMDVLVRGVRFDALQVGVRMLWEIKTNKFDTYAPFIRRREIEKEMEQLEKEQDAAAACGYGYKIGVSTQAHKDALLERDRSLNIVVTGCKR